One Littorina saxatilis isolate snail1 linkage group LG1, US_GU_Lsax_2.0, whole genome shotgun sequence genomic window carries:
- the LOC138968973 gene encoding uncharacterized protein, protein MVGWRETSSVQLDDTHFARFCAFKTEPFAHGHTAEVHKGKLFLAIEERQVIVKIYQDDLNVCKECEAELKKQEVAQRVLNAFHDDLKSVKLVLKFSTKVRGCSVVHKLLSKDHLERGTPVLIQERISHRIYNFEELGSTMIPSHPLRLLAERSLDFSHGSYIIIGAKGFMTSNGGEETYHLTSLVVHSKNKSYGHADEGTGEIQRIREFMKDYVVATTLDDFKIPPSYRLKPSAPVIDEDPNNNAAQCEKIHGDCLRGDGNGNNVEGSVGDSGRDAFRGCPPPYERVLNNNVVSSCEQPPPYTP, encoded by the coding sequence ATGGTCGGCTGGCGTGAGACGTCTTCAGTGCAACTGGACGACACACACTTCGCACGTTTCTGCGCCTTCAAGACTGAGCCCTtcgcacacggacacacagcAGAGGTTCACAAGGGCAAGCTCTTCCTCGCGATCGAGGAGAGGCAGGTGATCGTCAAGATCTATCAGGACGACCTGAACGTGTGCAAAGAGTGTGAGGCAGAGCTAAAGAAGCAAGAGGTCGCCCAGCGTGTCTTGAACGCCTTCCACGACGATCTGAAGAGCGTGAAACTGGTTCTCAAGTTTAGTACCAAGGTCCGTGGCTGCAGTGTTGTGCACAAGCTGTTGTCCAAGGACCACCTCGAGAGAGGAACTCCGGTCCTGATCCAGGAACGCATCAGCCACCGCATTTACAATTTCGAAGAGTTGGGGTCGACCATGATCCCGTCGCATCCGCTTCGCTTGCTGGCAGAAAGAAGTCTCGACTTCTCACACGGTAGTTACATCATCATCGGCGCCAAGGGCTTCATGACATCAAACGGAGGGGAGGAGACGTATCATCTGACGTCACTTGTAGTCCACTCCAAGAACAAGAGCTACGGTCATGCGGACGAAGGCACGGGAGAAATTCAACGTATCCGGGAATTCATGAAAGATTATGTGGTCGCGACAACTCTCGATGATTTCAAAATTCCTCCAAGTTATCGCCTGAAGCCGTCAGCGCCGGTTATTGATGAGGATCCGAATAACAATGCGGCGCAATGTGAAAAAATCCATGGAGACTGTTTGAGAGGGGATGGAAATGGAAACAATGTTGAAGGAAGTGTGGGTGATTCAGGACGGGATGCGTTCCGTGGATGTCCTCCGCCCTACGAACGTGTTTTGAACAATAATGTTGTTTCCTCGTGTGAACAACCCCCTCCGTACacaccatga